From a single Raphanus sativus cultivar WK10039 chromosome 3, ASM80110v3, whole genome shotgun sequence genomic region:
- the LOC130510155 gene encoding uncharacterized protein At2g39795, mitochondrial-like, which yields MNTQAMSLLCGASSSTVAARPFRAVRSPVSLQTGAQRVTLGGGGSHQFSRSSSSSSLMSFSRGWKLSAITADANLVSVLESEIEGTFVNEDPHDDDLDKLPEWFHFQILDSLGERDIYLTREFEDETILVQVIPPPQLDDEELLKGIPMIINVSKDDDDICIEFAVKAFVNEIIINAVSVLQPHEPRNPYQGPEFDDLDENLQKAFHRFLEIRGIKPTITEVVAGYLVNKASRERFQWLKDVKSFVDM from the exons ATGAATACTCAGGCAATGTCGTTACTTTGTGGAGCTTCGTCGTCTACAGTTGCCGCTCGTCCCTTCCGTGCGGTTAGATCTCCGGTGAGTCTCCAAACTGGTGCCCAGAGAGTGACacttggtggtggtggtagccATCAGTTCAGCcgctcatcatcatcatcatcgctgATGTCATTCTCGAGGGGTTGGAAGCTAAGTGCTATCACCGCCGACGCAAATCTGGTTAGCGTTCTGGAATCTGAAATCGAAGGCACCTTTGTTAACGAAGATCCTCATGACGATGACCTAGACAAG TTGCCAGAGTGGTTTCATTTCCAAATCCTTGATAGCCTTGGGGAGAGAGATATATACCTGACTAGGGAGTTTGAGGATGAGACCATTCTTGTCCAGGTAATCCCTCCTCCACagttagatgatgaagaacTACTCAAAGGAATTCCCATGATCATCAATGTTtcgaaagatgatgatgatatctGTATTGAGTTTGCTGTCAAAGCTTTTGTCAATGAGATTATCATCAATGCTGTATCTGTCCTGCAACCCCATGAACCTAGAAATCCCTACCAAGGCCCTGAATTTGA TGACTTGGATGAAAATTTGCAGAAGGCTTTCCACAGGTTTTTGGAGATCAGAGGGATCAAGCCAACCATCACTGAAGTTGTGGCTGGTTATTTGGTCAACAAAGCCAGTAGAGAGCGTTTTCAGTGGCTCAAGGATGTCAAGTCTTTTGTTGACATGTGA
- the LOC108846086 gene encoding UDP-glycosyltransferase 79B9-like, translated as MGQKLHALMFPWFAYGHFTPYLHLANKLAEKGHRVTFLLPKKAKKQLEHLNLFPDSIVLHPITVPHVDGLPAGAETPSDIPITLWKFLIVSIDRTRDQVEVAVRASRPDLILFDYAYWVPEVAREHGVKSMMYNVISATCIAHDLVPGGEFGVPPPGYPSSKLLFRAHDAHAMSSFSVYYKRFYDRFTTSLKNCDFISVRTCEEIEGKFCDYIGSQYQKNVLLTGPMLPELDRSQPLEDRWNHWLSGFGPGSVVYCALGSQITLEKDQFQELCLGMELTGLPFFVAVTPPRGAKNILEALPEGFEERVKGRGIVWGEWVQQPLILAHPSVGCFVSHCGFGSMWESLMSDCQIVLIPYLADQVLNTRLLTDELEVAVEVPREETGWFSKENLSVAVNSVMDKDSEIGSQVRKNHSKLKELVVSPGLLTGYTDKFVETVENLLKDTKL; from the coding sequence ATGGGCCAAAAGCTCCACGCTCTTATGTTCCCTTGGTTCGCTTATGGTCACTTTACTCCATACTTGCATCTAGCCAACAAGTTAGCTGAGAAAGGTCATAGGGTTACTTTCTTGCTGCCTAAGAAAGCTAAGAAACAATTAGAACATCTTAATCTGTTCCCAGACAGCATCGTCTTACATCCCATCACCGTTCCTCACGTTGATGGTCTCCCTGCTGGCGCCGAGACCCCCTCGGACATCCCCATCACGTTGTGGAAGTTCTTGATCGTGTCCATAGATCGGACACGCGATCAAGTCGAAGTCGCGGTTCGTGCTTCGAGACCGGACCTGATCTTGTTCGATTATGCTTACTGGGTTCCAGAAGTGGCAAGAGAGCATGGTGTGAAGAGTATGATGTACAACGTGATATCAGCTACATGTATAGCTCATGACCTTGTCCCTGGTGGTGAATTCGGAGTTCCTCCACCTGGTTATCCTTCATCCAAGTTGTTGTTCCGCGCACATGATGCTCACGCCATGTCGTCATTCTCCGTTTACTACAAGAGGTTTTACGATCGGTTTACCACAAGTCTTAAGAATTGTGATTTCATTTCGGTTAGGACATGTGAAGAAATCGAAGGTAAATTTTGCGACTATATAGGGAGTCAGTACCAGAAGAATGTTCTCTTGACCGGTCCAATGCTTCCCGAGCTAGACAGAAGTCAACCACTTGAAGACAGATGGAATCATTGGCTGAGTGGGTTTGGACCAGGATCTGTAGTGTATTGTGCACTAGGAAGCCAAATCACTTTGGAGAAAGACCAATTCCAAGAACTATGTTTAGGAATGGAGCTCACTGGTCTGCCGTTTTTTGTAGCGGTAACGCCACCGAGAGGTGCAAAGAATATTCTAGAAGCCTTACCAGAAGGATTCGAGGAGAGGGTAAAGGGTCGTGGAATAGTTTGGGGAGAGTGGGTGCAGCAACCGTTGATATTGGCTCATCCATCAGTAGGCTGCTTTGTGAGCCATTGTGGATTCGGTTCGATGTGGGAGTCTCTAATGAGTGATTGCCAGATAGTCTTGATTCCGTATTTGGCTGATCAAGTTCTCAACACGAGATTGTTGACTGATGAACTAGAGGTTGCGGTTGAAGTACCAAGAGAAGAAACAGGATGGTTCTCCAAGGAGAACTTGAGTGTTGCGGTCAACTCTGTGATGGACAAAGATAGTGAGATTGGGAGTCAGGTGAGGAAGAACCACTCCAAGTTGAAGGAGCTTGTGGTTAGTCCTGGATTATTAACCGGTTACACTGATAAATTTGTTGAGACTGTGGAGAACCTACTCAAGGATACAAAACTTTGA